The sequence GCAAGACCGTTTGGTTTAACAGTCGCTTTTACCGGGCTAATTTACTTTGGGAGGGTGGCACGCTTAAGTTTAGGGATATCCATCTGTTTAACGAACACATCCCATCTTTGTATCTCAACAAAAAAGTAGAAACTAATGTGTGCACCTTTTATACCCTGCCATTTGTTGACGGCTACATTTGGAGCACCCCAAAAGATATAGCCGGCCTGCGCTTTAAAACGATGCAGAACGGGCAGGAAGTCCCTCTAACCGGCGGTGCCCCCGTGGTAACGAATCCATCTACCGGTAAGTTGCATATCGTATGGCCTTTAATCGATGGTGCGGGAAACTTAACAATCGACTTTAACGAACAGAAGATGGTGATAAAAGTAAGCGGCAAAAATGCGGCTAACTGGTTTTTAGATCTGGGCGTGGCCCCCAAAGCGCAATTGCCCTTTGGTAAGATCAACGCCAATAGCATCACCTGCCAGTTTATGGGTTTTGACTACCGGGTTAGCACGTCGGACGGGCGATTTACTGAGTTAAAGGATAATGGAGTGTTTAGGATAAGTCCGCGGGTGAATGCGGTGACGCTGGAATTTGCTGCCCGCAATTAACATCCGGTTATGCCGAACTTGTTTCGGCATCTCACGTGCAAGATAACTACGCGCTTACTAATCAGATGGGATGCCGAAATAAGTCCGGCATAACGATTCATCCTTACGGTAACCTCAACTCCTGAACCACTCGTTTTTCCGGCGGCAGGGCCATGAACTTTTTGTACGAATCGTTAATATAGACGGCCAGCGACGGGCCGTTGTTGTTCATTACGTATGCGTAAGTAGGGCGGTACAGGGTCATAAAATTCTCTAAATCCTTACCACGCAGCGGGACAAGACTACTTACATAAGCTATGCTGAATACCTGGTCGACGTGGCGTTCCTGTTCCTCACGGTCGAAATAGCGCTTCAGGCGGCGGGCGTTGCGGCCCTCTTTACTTAGCCAACTGCTTGGCGAAAATACGTACACTTTGCTTTTGCGGTACACATCGGCATATTCCTCGCGCGGGTTAAAAGGGGCACGGGTTGATGTAATATTTACCTGGCGCAGGGTGATGCCTTGTATGGCCATGCTCACACGCTTGGGGTCCATATCTATCACATATAGAGTATCGGATACATACCCGGGCGAAGTAAATATCAGGGTATGGCCGGCGGTGGTTTTTATTTCAAAATTGCCCTTCTTATCGGTAAGGGCAACTTCCTTGCTGTTAATATCGTGCACAAACACGTTAGGTATCCTGTCAGTACTCCCTATTTCAACTACCGATCCTTTTAAGGTTTGCGCATACAGGGGCTTTATGGCAAACAACAGGATGGCGAGTATAAAATATCTGCTTTTCATGGCAACAAGTTACATACTTATAACCTGCTTAATTGCATCCCGGTTTTATATTTAACATTTTTGCCCCGTTATTTAACAAACAATGACAAACCCACCCGAAATAGCCATTGAACAGATCACTCAGGAACTCACCTGGCAATTGCGCCGGGATATCCTGTACCCCGGCCAGTACAAGCATGAAATGGCCATGCCCGAGGATGACGAGGGCACACACTTCGGTGCTTTTTACCAGAACAAACTGGTGGGTGTAGTATCGCTTTTTAATAAGGGTGCCGATTTTCAGTTCCGTAAATTCGCTATCGATGCTTCAGTGCAGGGTATAGGTATTGGCAGGCAATTGCTACAATATATAACAGATCAGGCTATTGAAAATGGTGCCACCCGGTTATGGTGCAACGCGCGAAGTACAGCTATTGGATTTTATGCGAAGGCAGGCTTTACCATTACCGGCGAACCGTTCAGTAAGAATGGTTTTGATTATGTGGTGATGGAGAGGTTTTTTTGATGAGAGCTAACTACCAATCGTCATCCTGAGCGATAGCGAAGGATCCCCGACAAGCAGAGCCAAATGCATGGTCGACTTTCACACTGGGGATCCTTCGCTATCGCTCAGGATGACGGGCATTTTTTGCGCCTACACCCCGTCCGCCAGTAACTTATTCACCAGCGCGTCCATATCTACTTCGGCAAACGAGGTAGAGTAATCAGACAAGCCATAAGGGATGATCAGTTTATTATTATGCACGATAGATCCGCATGAATACAGCACGTTGGGCACATATCCCTCGCGTTCATCAGTATTGGGTATCAGCAGGGGTTCGCGCAGGCGGCCTATTTCTTTGGTTGGGTCTTCCAGGTCGAGCAAACTGGCACCCAGTACATACCTGCGCATCGGGCCAACCCCGTGGGTAATTACCACCCAGCCTTTTTCGGTTTCGATGGGTGAGCCGCAGTTACCTATCTGTATAAACTCCCAGCTAAACTTAGGCTTTTGCAACAGGATGGGCTTCTCCCAGATATTGATCTTATCCGAATACATGATATAGTTATTACAACCATCAATGCGCGATATCATCACAAACTTACCGTTTATCTTACGCGGGAACAGCGCCAGGTTTTTGTTCTGCGCGCCATCGCCATAAAGCGGCATGATGCGGAAATCGTAAAAATCTTTGGTCTGCAATAGCTTAGGCATAATGAGCGATCCATCATAAGCTGTATAAGTGGCATAGTATACATAAGTGCCATCATCATTTACAAACTTCACAAAGCGGGCGTCCTCAATACCTTTGCGTTCGTATTCGGATATGGGGAAGATCACCCTGTCGGAGATATCGGTATCCAGCGAGAAAACAATTTCGTAGTACGAGTCGGCCAGCCACAATATCTTGTCGTACTCCAGCCGGTTGATGTCCTCTTCCTGCAGGTTTTGCGAATCCTGGATAATGCGGCGCAGGGTAGCATATTCAAAGTGGTGATCCAGCTTTTGTTCTACCTCACGCAGCACATCCACATTAATTTGTGTGGTGACGGCTTTTTCAAAAAACAGCTTTTTATTGTAGACGGCGTTACGAACGATCTCGGCCTCATCGATATAATCGCCGGCGGGGATAACCGTAATGTTATTATACTTATCCAGCAGCGCCCGCCGGAAAGTAATGGATGAGATATGCCCCTCGCCCACCGCTCTGAAACTCATGATCACCCGGCGCTCGCCGTCTTCCAGTTCGCTTTGGTCGGGGTCGTCCACAATAGAAGGGTTAAAGAAAGCTGCCGATTCGATAGAATATTCGTGCGTAAAGTACGATCCGATGAGTAGTTTGCGATAAACGGTAAGGCTATCAAAATCGATGCTCAGTTCGGCAAACAGGTTCTTCAGCTTGCTGCAATGCCGGTTTAATACGCGGGTGATATTACGATGGCGCTTGGAGTATTCCTGCAGTATCGGCGAAACGATACCGAAAGCTTCCTCCTCGGTGATATCCATTACACGTTCAATTACCTCTTTGGCCCTGTCGTTGCCGTTAAAAAAAAATCGGGCTATTACACGTTTCGAATCGGGATTTACCTTTACCGGCTTGCGCTCAATGGATAGTCTCATACAAAAAACAAGTTTTTACCAATAACACTATTTGTGCTAAATTGATTTTAACATTTTACAAATCAAATAATCAGGACTAAGCCGTAAATTATACGTATAAGACAAATTGAAAAGCGTATAAGTTTTAGGTTTTTGTAAATTGCAGCAATTATGAATGTACTGATCGTAGAGGACGAAAAAAGCCTTGCGCTTGAAATTGACGAGTTTTTAAGTCGCGAAGGGTTCACGGTTGAACACGCCCGTACGCGCCGATCGGCCGAGGAAAAGATATTTGTAAACAATTACGATTTTATATTGCTTGACCTTGGCTTGCCCGACAGCGACGGCTTCGACCTGCTGAAGATGTTTAAGAAGTTGCCTAACCGTACCGATGCCGTAATTATCCTAACCGCCCGCGGCGCGGTTGATGACCGGATAAAAGGATTGGAAGAGGGCGCCGACGACTACCTGCCCAAACCCTTCAGCCTGAACGAATTGCTGGCACGCATGCACGCCATTACCCGCCGCAAGCACAAGCTGGACAGTAACGAGATCAATATTAAAGGCTTCCGCATCAATATCCAAAACCGCACGGTGATGTATAACGATGAACGCATTAACCTTACCAAAAAAGAATTTGAGATATTTAACTACCTGGTGCTGAATAAAAACCGGGTAATATCGCGCACTAACCTTACCGAACATGTTTGGGGCGATGTGCTGGAGATCAACTCCGACTCGAACTTTGTGGATGTGCACGTAAAGAACCTGCGCAAAAAACTATCGGCATTTGCCCCCTTAGATTGGTTCGAAACTGTTAGAAGTATAGGCTATCGTATCAATATATGACCCCTCTCCGCGGGCGAGGGGCTTAGAAACCAGTATATATGGAATGTTTATTATTTTTAACTTCACTAATAAAGCCCTCCCAATCGGGGAGGATATAGGAGGCGTATATGAAGCTGCAACTTAAGCTGGCCTTGTATAATACGCTTACCAAAATAGCCATTATCCTGTTTACAGGCTTGTTTACCTTGCTGGCTGTCGAAAAAGTATCGGTTAACCATATCGAAGCGCGTTTAGAGAAGAGCAAGAACCGGATCATTAACAACCTGTCATCAAACGAGGTAAACAACCTGCTCACCGACCAAAAGCCCGATTACAACATCCTAAACCAGGAATATGTGCTGATAAAACCCATAGCTAAAGGGCAAAACGACATCGTTATAAAATATCGTACCCAACAAACTATGGTTGACGGCAGCCCGGAAACCTACCGTATACTCAATACCAATTTTAGTTTTAACGGGCACGATTATCGCCTGGAGATCGGCGAAAGCATCGAATCTATCGAAGACCTGAAATCCATCATTAAACAGTTTACCCTGGTAGTGTTGCTGATAACCCTTGCCCTTACCCTGGCCAGCGACCTGATTTTTACCCGCTACCTGCTGCGCCCGTTTTATAAGATCATCGACCGTAAGCTGATCAAAGTGAACGATCCGCTGAACTTTGATTATGAAAAGGTGCAAACAACCACCCAGGATTTTACATTGCTTGATGACAGCATTAGCACGCTAATGAAAAAGATAAGCGACCTGTTTATCCTCGAAAAGCAATTTATCGCCAATGTTTCACACGAATTACTGACGCCCATATCCATCATCAGCACCCGCCTGGAAAACCTGATGCTGCAGGAAAACCTGAGCGAAGAGGCCGAGAATAAGCTATTCGCATCCTTAAAAACACTAAACCGGCTAAAGTCTATTATCAACAGTCTGTTGCTGATATCGAAGGTAGAAAACAACCAGTTTAATAAGAGCGATACCGTTAGGATAGCTGATGTGGTAGCCGAAATAACCGAAGAACTGGAAGACCGGCTGGAAGATAAACGCATTGTGTTTTACAACCGAATTGCGTACCAGTATACTATGACCGCAAACCGCCCGCTGATCCATACCCTGCTGTTCAATATTATTAACAACGCTATTAAATATAACGAACCGAAGGGGCATATCGTAATATCCGACGATGTGAGTAACAACATTTACACCCTGCAAATTGCCGACACCGGTATTGGTATGGAGCCCGGCCAGATAGAGAACGCCTTTAACCGTTTTGAAAAGCTGGGCAGCGACGAGATGGAAAGCTTTGGACTGGGTTTGGCCATTGTGAAAAGTATTGCCACGTTTCATAACATCAGCATCGGCATACAATCGCAAAAAGGCAAGGGCACCACATTTAGCCTTACTTTTAACAACCGGGGTTAACTCTTCACTAAATCTTCATATTAAAGGCCTTACTTCGTATAAGTTTTAGTTTCGAAGTTACCCCTATTAACGGGCTGTTTTTTTGAGCAAGTCAAAAAAGCAGCCTTTTTTTGTTTGGGAGGTATTTAACGGGATTTAACCACAGAGGCCACGGAGCTTGTACAGAGAACACAGAGTCGCCTTGAAATATACTGATTAGCCACATGGTTACTAACTCATTATCAGGAAAATCTTTGTGTCCTCAGTGTTTCTATCTTTGTGTTCTCTGTGGTTAAATAAACACAAAACAAAGCCACAACCAATTATTTCAGGAATTTTTAATGGGGAATAAACAATGAAGTCTTAAGTCAAAACTTATCGGAAAATAAAAGAAGTTAAATGCAAATTCTATTTTCGACTTAAGACTTTTACCGCTGAGGCAAACTACTTAGCGCAGGCTTTTTGAGAAATTCAGGATATTATCAATAACATGCTGCTGCGGTACTCGTTGCAGCGCGTCAAGATCTGTGCGGATAGCATGATAAAACACCATTTCATCTGCATCCATTAAAGCTATAACATCCGTTTCCATCACATTAGCCTGGTTAGCAGTTACATTTAAAGTTCTTGTAGAGGTTTCATCCATAAGCTGTTTCTTCTGTTTCTGGTTTATTTACAGGTTATTAACGCAAGTTACGATTGATTATTTTGTAAAATGAAAATTAAATGAAATTTTTTTCATAATTGCCTGCCGCTCATCAAAATCCGCCATTTTACAACTATATATACGGCGGTTTTGCGTCTAAAGTTCATCCTATTTTCATTTAAACCTTAGGAAAATTTCAATCGCATTAGTTAATTACACTGCAATCTAAACGCATATATTTTGTGCTAAGTATGCGGAGATGCAAATAAGCGCCGATAGTAACATAATATTTATATTTGCCGCATGTCTAAACGCCGGGTTTTAGTTACGTTCGATTCGATGAAGGATACCAATTGCGGTTATTTTTCATTTGGCAAGGGTTTGGGCGATGCCCTGCTAAAAGCCAACCACGGCAAATTCGATATCCAGCTTTACCTTTTTCCGGTAACCGATCATTTTGATGGCCGGGTTAGCATCGTGCGCCGCAACCGGCTGCACGACCTGTACTTTAGCGGCCACAATAAATACGACCTGGTACACCTGACCGATCAGCGCACACGCCTGCACCCCACAAGGCTAAAGGCTAAAAAGATCATGACCATTCATGATATCAATAAGGTACACATCAACAAAAGCAAGCCACACCGCATCCAGGCGTTTTTAAATAACCTGCGTAAAAAGGTCATCGCCTGTGACCGCGTGGTGGCAATCTCGCAATTTGTGGCCGATGACGTGATCAAATACATCCCTGAAGCCCGCGAAAAAATGAGTGTGATCTATAACGGGGCCGACAGGCTCACCGTACCAGCCGGTCATCAGCCAGCATACAAACCCGCGAAGCCCTTTTTGTTTACCATCGGCTTACTATCCCCGCAAAAGGGATTTCACTTTATCCCCCCGCTTTTGCAGGGTAACGATTACGAACTGGTGATAGCCGGTATAGAAACCCCGCACAAGCAAACCATACTGGAAACCGCCGAAAAATTTGGCGTTGCCGACCGCGTAACCATCACCGGCCCGGTAAGCGAAGCCGACAAGGCCTGGTATTATCAAAACTGTTCCGCATTCATCTTTCCTTCACGGGCAGAGGGATTCGGATTGCCGGTGATTGAGGCTATGCACTTTGGCAAGCCGGTATTCCTGGCCAGATACACATCTCTGCCCGAAGTTGGCGGTGATGCTGCTTATTACTTTGACAACTTTGAACCGGACCACATGCAGCAGGTTTTTAATAAGGGCATGTTGGACTACACTGCGAATAATCGCACCGATAGCATTATTGCCAACGCCAATAAATTTACCTGGGAGAACGCAGCGAAGCAGTATTTGGAGATGTATGAAGGTTTGCTGTCTGAACCGGGCCGCTGATTCTTGACCGCTGATTTTTAGGATGATTTTTTGATTGCGCTGATTTCATCAAGTGCGGTCAAAAATTGGGATGATAAAAGAAAATCAACGAAATCAGCGTAATCAAAAAAATCAGCGGTTATATTTGCCCCCACTATATGAAAGTCGCCGGTTTCACTTTTATCCGCAATGCTGTACGCAACGATTATCCCGTGGTAGAGGCCATCACTTCCATCCTGCCCATTTGCGATGAGTTTGTGGTAGCCTTGGGCAATAGCGATGATGGTACCGAAGAACTGGTGCGCGGTATTGACTCGCCCAAGATCCGGATCATCAATACCGTTTGGGACGAGAGCATCCGCGAGGGCGGTGCTGTTTTTGCGGCCGAGACTGACAAGGCCTTTGCCGCCATATCGCCCGATGCGGACTGGGCCTTCTACATCCAGGGCGATGAATGTGTGCACGAGAAATACCTGCCGCTGATTAAACAGGAGATGCAGGATAACCTGAACAACCCAAAGGTGGAGGGCTTGCTGTTTAAGTACCTGCACTTTTATGGGTCGTACAGTTATTATGGTCATTCCCGCCGTTGGTACAGGCGCGAGATACGGGTGTTGCGCAATAACAAAAACATCCACTCGTACCGCGATGCACAGGGCTTCCGCTGGGGCGAGCGTAAGATCAACGTAAAACTCATCGACGCTTATATTTACCACTATGGCTGGGTGAAGCCGCCGTCGGGATTAAAGAACAAGCTGCGCAACTTCAACCAGTTTTATCATGATGATGCCTGGCTGGTCGAAAACCTGCCGGAGACCTTTGAGTTTGATTATAAAAACGCCGACCGCTTAGTCCCTTTTACCGGTACGCACCCGGCAGTAATGCAGAAGCGTGTAGATGCCACCAACTGGAATTTAAATATCGACCTGAAGGCACTTTCCAAAAAAATGAACTTCCGCCGCAAGGCTTTGCAAAAAATAGAGGACTGGACCGGCTGGCGCGTGAGCGAATACCGTAACTATAAAATTGTAAAATAGGTGAAGCAGGTAGCCGTTATCATCCCCTTTTATAAGGATAGTTTAAGCGATTATGAAAAGATAGCCCTGCAGCAATGCCGGCGCATTTTGCCCACGCATGATATTATCGCCGTTAAGCCCCAAAGTCTCAATGCAAACCCGGCAGCCCAATATGTTGAATTTACAGATGTGCTTAGCTTTGACGACAGCTACTTTAATGGCCTCGCCGGCTACAACAGCCTGATGATGTCGGCCGGGTTTTATGGCCGTTTTGCAGATTACGAATACATCCTGATCTACCAGATGGACGCTTTTGTTTTTAAAGACGAACTGGCCTATTGGTGCGATGAGGGCTATGATTACATCGGTGCGCCATGGATCACCAAAACCTACCATAAAAGTCCGCCGGGTTTGGCCTTGCTGGCGGTGCAGCGTTTTTTTGCTAAGCTTACCGGAAGCAAATCCACCAAATACCTGTTTGAAAATAAGGTGGGCAACGGCGGCTTCTCGCTTAGGCAGGTGCAACGGTTTCATGACTTGTGCATCAGTATGAAGCCAACCATCGATCATTACCTTTCACAAAGCGGGCACTTGTATAACGAGGACGTTTTCTGGAGTTTTGAACCTGCCCGTCAGCATCAAAAGTTTAAAGTGCCGGATAGGGATACGGCCTTGCGTTTCGCATTTGAGGTGCCGCTGAAAAGCGCCCTGAACGCGCCGGCAGCCCAATTACCATTCGGCTGCCATGATTGGGACCGCTATGCCGATTTTTGGCGGCCTATTTTTAAGCGGTACGGTTATGATATTTAAATAGGCACGAATTCCCTGCTTATCGGCTACAATTTATCGAATTACACGAATTAGAATCGATAACAGAAGTTTGTGTAATTCGTTCAATTCGGAAAATTCGTGCCCTGTTAAAACCACCGGCATCGTCATCCAAATATCAACTCTTCCCTAAACTTAAATAAATAGGTAATAACCAACGTTATTTAATAATTTTGCAGAATTATATTTTTTAAATGAAGACATATTTCCGGCTGCTTTCCTTTGCAAAACCTATTGAAAAGTTTGCCATCCCCTATATCATCTTTATCATTTTTTATGTGATATTCAGCACCCTGGTGCTAACCATGCTGGGCCCTTTGTTAAACACTTTGTTTGATGTAAACACCTGCCAAAACGCTTGTAAGGCCATGCAGGAAAATGTAAAGCCCGAACATTTATTAGATCTTACCGGCTGGTTTAAATACTATGTAGTGTACATTAAAACCGAGTACAGTGCCTGGGAGGCATTAAAGTTTGTATGCGCGGTTTTGATCGTGGCCGTTTTTTTAAGCAATATTTTCCGCTACCTCTCGGCGCGCACAATGGAGAATATGCGCGTTTTTACCCTGCTTAAACTGCGCCGCGCGGTGTTTAACAATGTAATGAACCTGCACCTTGGCTTTTTCACTAACGAACGTAAGGGTGATATCATCTCAAAGGTAGCTTCGGACGTGCAGGTAGTGCAGTATACGGTTATAGGCACCCTGCAGGTGGTATTTAAGGAGCCGCTTACCATTATCGCTATGATGGTGGCCCTGTTCAGCATCTCGGCCAAGCTTACGCTTTTCTCGTTATTGGTGATCCCGATATCGGCTTTTGTGATCTCGCGCATTGTGCGCAACTTAAAAAAGCAGGCCATATCCGCCCAGGAAACCTCGTCTACCATGATCAGTAACCTCGACGAGGCGTTGTCGGGTATCAAGATCGTTAAGGCTTTCAATGCTACCGAGTTTATTAAAAAGCGCTTCGACGACGAGAACAAGCGCTATACCAACATTACCCGCAGCATTGCCAGGCGTCAGCAACTGGCTTCGCCAACTTCCGAGGCGCTGTCGGTTACCATGATCTCCTTTATTTTATTATACGGCGGCTACCTCATTTTTAACCATAAAGATGGTGCACTTAACGCCGGCGATTTTATCGCTTACCTGGCCATTTTTTCGCAGTTAATGCGTCCGGCCAAATCCATCTCCGATTCGTTTACCAATATCCACTCGGGCATTGCTTCGGGCGAGCGTGTGCTGGCCCTGATAGACGAAAAACCGGTTATTGTGGATGCACCTAACGCCATCGATGTCGCCGACTTTGACGAGGGTTTTGAATTTAAGGATGTTGATTTCAGCTACCCGGGCAGGCAGGTGTTAAAAGGCATCAACCTGCGGATCCCTAAAGGGAAAACCGTGGCACTGGTTGGCCCTTCAGGCGGTGGTAAATCTACCTTGATGGATTTGATCCCCCGCTTTATGGAACCGCAGGGTGGCGAGATCCTGTTAGACGGCAAGAATATCCAATCTATAAAAATGGATTCGCTGCGCGCACTGATGGGTACGGTTAACCAGGAGTCGATCCTGTTTAACGATACCATATTCAACAACATCGCATTCGGTAAGCCCGAGGCTACCATGCAGCAGGTGGAAGCCGCGGCACGTATAGCCAACGCCCATAACTTTATTATGGATACCGAAAATGGTTATGATACCAATATTGGTGATCGCGGCACCAAGCTAAGCGGCGGCCAGCGCCAGCGCATCTGTATTGCCCGGGCCGTACTGGCTAACCCGCCGCTGATGCTGCTGGACGAAGCTACCTCGGCACTGGATACCGAATCGGAAAAACTGGTGCAGGACGCGCTGAACAACCTGATGAAAAACCGCACATCACTCATTATTGCCCACCGTTTAAGTACTATCCAAAATGCCGATATCATCATTGTGTTAGAAGATGGCAACATCGTTGAACAGGGTACGCATCAGCAGTTGATGGGCAATAACGGCCTGTACCGCCGACTGATAGATATGCAAACCTTTGCCAGTTAATTATGGGCGCGCCGCTGGTATCCATCGCTTTATGCACCTACAATGGTGCAAAATACCTGCGCGAGCAGTTGGATACATTGGTTGGCCAAACTTATAGCTATTTGGAGATCGTGGCGGTTGATGATGGCTCGACCGATGACACCGTGGCTGTCCTGAATGAGTATGCCGTGCGATATCCCATACTCAAAGTGCATCAAAACACGCAAAACCTGGGCTATGTAAAAAACTTTGAGCGGGCCATCGGTTTATGTACCGGCAACTACATCGCCCTTGCCGATCAGGATGATATTTGGGATCTTAATAAGATCCAAATACTGCTGGATCACATCGGCGATAACATCCTCATCTATCACGATTCGGAATTTGTGGACGAGCAGGGCACATCACTGAACAGGCAGTTATCGCAACTGCGCAATTTTTATGCGGGTGATGATACCAATGTTTTCTTGCTGGAAAACTGTGTATCGGGCCACGCGCTGCTTTTCAGGCGCGAATTACTGCCATACTTTACCGGTTTTAACAGCGTCATTTTTCACGATCATTGGCTGGCTTATATCGCCTGCAATAACGGCAGTATCACTTTTACGCCGCAGGCATTGGTGAAATACCGCCAGCATACACAGGCCAATACCAACATCCTGAAACAGGACCGCGGAGCTGAAGTAAAAAAGCCATCGTTAAAAAAGCTGGAAGATCAGTTAGCCATGATGACCCAGTTTGCTGCCTATCCTTATAACAAGGACCAGGCTTTTAAACAAAAGTTATTAAGGCGGATGCAAAAGCGGATGGATAGCTTTTTCTCGTTCGGGCTGGCCTGGTTTATTTTCGTTAACCGGGATAGCCTGTTGTTTATCCTGAAAAAATCAGCCATCAGCAAATTCAATTTAAGCCTTAAGTTTGCATGGGGATATCAGCTTAAAAAACTATTCAACTAAATATGACGGAGGGCGGAAAGCGCATACAAGGCAACACCAAACAACCACGGCTAAGCATTATTACCGTGGTATACAATGCTGCCCCATTGTTTGAACAATACATGGCTAACCTAACGCCTTACCTTAGCAATAATGTTGAACTGGTGATGATCGATGGCGCCAGCACCGACGGCACCACCAACCTGCTGAAAACCCACAGCGATAAAATAGACTATTGGCTCAGCGAACCCGACAAGGGCATTTACGATGCCATGAACAAGGCCGTAACTTACGCCAAAGGCCAATGGGTATATTTTTTAGGGATGGATGATAGCCTGATGGAGGGCTTCCCGGCTATGGTGCAGGAACTGCAAAATGCCAACACTATTTATTATGGCAAAACCATTTACTATGGCAAGCCATTCGGTAAGGTTTATAACGATTACTTCCTGACCAAACTGAACCTGGTGCACCAGGCCGTATTTTACCCGCATATAGTTTTTGATAAATACCAGTACGATACCAAATACAAGGTGTACGCCGATTATCACCTGAACCTGCGCCTGTGGAACGATAAGGATTTCAGGTTTGAATATCGCCCGCATTTGGTGGCAGGCTTCCCTGAAGGCGGTTTTTCCAGCACAGCTACCGATCCGGCCTTTGAGCAGGAGCGCGATATGTTATTCAAGAAATATCTCAACCGCAAAGCTTACTATCGCTACTTAAACCGTACTTTAGGCTGGTTTAAAACCCTTATACGCGTAGTTACCAATGGTTAAGATCCTGTACGATCATCAAAAATTCAGCGAGCAAAAGTATGGCGGTATCACCCGCTATTTTGCCGCTTTGATGAACGGTATTAAACAGCATCCGGGTTTTGAATACCAACTGGCCGCACTGTACAGCAGCAACTATTACATCCGTAATGAGCCATTGCCGCTGAATAATTTTATTGGTCGCGCCCTGGTAAAAGGCAATGCCAAACGTGAGTATAAATGGAACCGGCAGTACAGCAAAATGCTGATAGAACGCGGTGATCATGACGTTTTTCATCCTACCTATTTTAACCCCTACTTTTTAAAGCGGGTAAAAAAGCCCTACGTGCTTACCATGCACGATATGATCTACGAGGTGATGCCCGAATATTTCCCGGCTAACGACCAGACACCGCTGCATAAAAAACTGACTACCGACGCAGCTACGGCCATC comes from Mucilaginibacter mali and encodes:
- a CDS encoding glycosyltransferase family protein — encoded protein: MKVAGFTFIRNAVRNDYPVVEAITSILPICDEFVVALGNSDDGTEELVRGIDSPKIRIINTVWDESIREGGAVFAAETDKAFAAISPDADWAFYIQGDECVHEKYLPLIKQEMQDNLNNPKVEGLLFKYLHFYGSYSYYGHSRRWYRREIRVLRNNKNIHSYRDAQGFRWGERKINVKLIDAYIYHYGWVKPPSGLKNKLRNFNQFYHDDAWLVENLPETFEFDYKNADRLVPFTGTHPAVMQKRVDATNWNLNIDLKALSKKMNFRRKALQKIEDWTGWRVSEYRNYKIVK
- a CDS encoding DUF5672 family protein codes for the protein MKQVAVIIPFYKDSLSDYEKIALQQCRRILPTHDIIAVKPQSLNANPAAQYVEFTDVLSFDDSYFNGLAGYNSLMMSAGFYGRFADYEYILIYQMDAFVFKDELAYWCDEGYDYIGAPWITKTYHKSPPGLALLAVQRFFAKLTGSKSTKYLFENKVGNGGFSLRQVQRFHDLCISMKPTIDHYLSQSGHLYNEDVFWSFEPARQHQKFKVPDRDTALRFAFEVPLKSALNAPAAQLPFGCHDWDRYADFWRPIFKRYGYDI
- a CDS encoding ABC transporter ATP-binding protein, giving the protein MKTYFRLLSFAKPIEKFAIPYIIFIIFYVIFSTLVLTMLGPLLNTLFDVNTCQNACKAMQENVKPEHLLDLTGWFKYYVVYIKTEYSAWEALKFVCAVLIVAVFLSNIFRYLSARTMENMRVFTLLKLRRAVFNNVMNLHLGFFTNERKGDIISKVASDVQVVQYTVIGTLQVVFKEPLTIIAMMVALFSISAKLTLFSLLVIPISAFVISRIVRNLKKQAISAQETSSTMISNLDEALSGIKIVKAFNATEFIKKRFDDENKRYTNITRSIARRQQLASPTSEALSVTMISFILLYGGYLIFNHKDGALNAGDFIAYLAIFSQLMRPAKSISDSFTNIHSGIASGERVLALIDEKPVIVDAPNAIDVADFDEGFEFKDVDFSYPGRQVLKGINLRIPKGKTVALVGPSGGGKSTLMDLIPRFMEPQGGEILLDGKNIQSIKMDSLRALMGTVNQESILFNDTIFNNIAFGKPEATMQQVEAAARIANAHNFIMDTENGYDTNIGDRGTKLSGGQRQRICIARAVLANPPLMLLDEATSALDTESEKLVQDALNNLMKNRTSLIIAHRLSTIQNADIIIVLEDGNIVEQGTHQQLMGNNGLYRRLIDMQTFAS
- a CDS encoding glycosyltransferase family 2 protein, yielding MGAPLVSIALCTYNGAKYLREQLDTLVGQTYSYLEIVAVDDGSTDDTVAVLNEYAVRYPILKVHQNTQNLGYVKNFERAIGLCTGNYIALADQDDIWDLNKIQILLDHIGDNILIYHDSEFVDEQGTSLNRQLSQLRNFYAGDDTNVFLLENCVSGHALLFRRELLPYFTGFNSVIFHDHWLAYIACNNGSITFTPQALVKYRQHTQANTNILKQDRGAEVKKPSLKKLEDQLAMMTQFAAYPYNKDQAFKQKLLRRMQKRMDSFFSFGLAWFIFVNRDSLLFILKKSAISKFNLSLKFAWGYQLKKLFN
- a CDS encoding glycosyltransferase, translated to MTEGGKRIQGNTKQPRLSIITVVYNAAPLFEQYMANLTPYLSNNVELVMIDGASTDGTTNLLKTHSDKIDYWLSEPDKGIYDAMNKAVTYAKGQWVYFLGMDDSLMEGFPAMVQELQNANTIYYGKTIYYGKPFGKVYNDYFLTKLNLVHQAVFYPHIVFDKYQYDTKYKVYADYHLNLRLWNDKDFRFEYRPHLVAGFPEGGFSSTATDPAFEQERDMLFKKYLNRKAYYRYLNRTLGWFKTLIRVVTNG